In one window of Vibrio sp. DW001 DNA:
- a CDS encoding TolC family outer membrane protein, translated as MSLPAYSQSLEQAIAITLTSNPEIRSVFNDYKSYVEQRRSSGGNYLPTIDLDAGIGYEKVNPATGDTTELTRKDATLSLTQLLWDGSSTLNDMDRTAAEAESMRYQLIADSQDKALEVTSVYLDAVKAKEVLTLSEDNLKTHKRIYKDIKRRVESGIGSTADLSQVEARLANAHSNLLAAQNNIFDTHTQFTRIVGQTPQGLVFPRADQNALPLSLEEATVTAEENHPVIKIAASDVEAAKYQYKQAEGTNYPTFSIEAAQTWYDDAAGEVGNRDELSAMLRMRYNLYNGGSDSSEQDRMAYQLNKAKDLRDNSHRQLAESLRLSWSALDLTLQQKEFLADHVDSASDTAIAYEKQYRIGQRTLLDVLNTENELFEARKEYLNANYGEQYAKFRVLNACGILLDSLMVDTPDEWKQEADY; from the coding sequence ATGAGTTTACCTGCTTATAGTCAATCATTAGAGCAAGCGATAGCAATAACCCTTACTTCAAATCCTGAAATTAGAAGTGTCTTCAACGATTACAAAAGCTATGTAGAGCAACGCAGATCTTCTGGTGGCAATTATTTACCAACCATCGATCTGGATGCTGGGATTGGTTATGAAAAGGTTAATCCCGCCACGGGCGACACAACAGAACTAACGAGAAAAGATGCAACCTTAAGCCTTACTCAGTTACTTTGGGATGGTTCTTCCACCCTCAATGATATGGATAGAACGGCTGCGGAAGCTGAGTCCATGCGGTATCAATTAATTGCAGACTCTCAAGATAAAGCGTTAGAAGTCACAAGTGTTTACCTCGATGCAGTAAAGGCAAAAGAAGTCCTTACCCTTTCTGAAGACAATCTGAAAACCCATAAACGTATCTATAAAGATATAAAAAGACGGGTTGAATCAGGTATAGGCTCTACGGCCGATTTGTCACAGGTAGAGGCTCGTCTAGCCAATGCTCACAGCAATTTACTTGCTGCACAAAACAATATCTTTGATACACACACTCAGTTTACACGCATTGTTGGTCAGACCCCACAAGGGTTAGTATTCCCTCGAGCGGATCAAAACGCACTGCCTCTGTCCCTAGAAGAAGCGACGGTTACCGCTGAAGAAAATCACCCTGTGATTAAAATCGCGGCTTCAGATGTTGAGGCGGCAAAATATCAATATAAGCAAGCTGAAGGCACGAATTATCCTACGTTCTCTATTGAAGCAGCCCAAACTTGGTATGACGATGCGGCAGGAGAAGTCGGTAATCGTGATGAGCTATCTGCTATGTTACGTATGCGATACAACCTCTACAATGGTGGTTCAGACTCTTCAGAACAAGATCGCATGGCTTATCAACTAAACAAAGCAAAAGACTTACGAGATAACTCTCATCGTCAACTTGCAGAGAGCTTAAGGCTTTCTTGGAGTGCTTTGGATCTAACCTTACAGCAAAAAGAATTTCTTGCAGACCACGTAGATTCAGCTTCGGATACCGCTATTGCTTATGAAAAACAATATCGTATCGGTCAACGAACACTACTTGATGTACTCAATACTGAAAATGAGTTGTTTGAAGCACGCAAAGAATACTTAAACGCAAACTACGGTGAGCAGTATGCTAAATTCAGAGTACTCAATGCCTGTGGTATTTTATTGGATTCATTGATGGTGGACACACCTGATGAATGGAAACAAGAAGCGGATTATTAA
- a CDS encoding riboflavin synthase subunit alpha has product MFTGIVLGTAPVVSIKKKESFQTHVVALDEVMLAELKTGASIAHNGCCLTVTQVQGNLVSFDLMQETLKQTNLGLLNEGDRVNIERAVKFGDEIGGHNMSGHIALTAMISDIKTSENNRTIWFRIPEDKMKYVLPKGYIGIDGCSLTIGDVNKNEFCVHLIPETMQRTLFGERQIADNVNIEFDPQTQAIVDTVERVLANQSS; this is encoded by the coding sequence ATGTTTACAGGAATAGTGTTAGGTACCGCCCCAGTGGTATCGATAAAGAAGAAAGAATCATTTCAAACCCATGTTGTTGCATTGGATGAGGTCATGCTTGCTGAACTAAAAACTGGTGCGTCTATTGCTCATAATGGTTGTTGTCTAACGGTTACTCAAGTTCAAGGTAACTTAGTCTCATTTGACTTGATGCAGGAAACATTAAAACAGACAAACCTCGGACTCTTAAATGAAGGCGACCGAGTTAACATAGAACGAGCAGTCAAATTTGGAGACGAGATTGGTGGACACAACATGTCAGGTCATATTGCTCTTACCGCGATGATTAGCGATATAAAGACAAGCGAAAATAATAGGACAATTTGGTTCCGCATTCCTGAAGACAAGATGAAATATGTCCTACCCAAAGGATATATTGGCATAGATGGCTGTTCACTTACTATTGGCGACGTAAATAAGAATGAATTCTGCGTGCACCTAATACCAGAAACAATGCAAAGAACGCTGTTTGGTGAAAGGCAGATAGCAGACAACGTCAATATTGAGTTTGACCCGCAAACTCAAGCCATCGTAGATACGGTAGAACGTGTTCTGGCAAATCAGTCGTCTTGA
- a CDS encoding DUF3802 family protein — MVVDTDGYIALIEHLTFNLNVFTSKGGDTGEETVEDVVTDMMASNIMAIFEQNPELHSSVRFKLLKEADLVLADLAEVLAGAWTRKSTNDQIIFLDEYIALMKNLFDSAIAKYD; from the coding sequence GTGGTAGTAGATACTGACGGATATATAGCACTAATAGAACACTTAACTTTTAATTTGAATGTGTTTACTTCGAAGGGAGGGGACACGGGAGAAGAAACGGTTGAAGATGTTGTTACGGATATGATGGCATCCAATATCATGGCGATATTCGAACAAAACCCTGAACTCCACTCAAGTGTGAGATTTAAGCTATTGAAAGAAGCTGATCTTGTACTAGCTGACTTGGCCGAAGTACTGGCGGGTGCTTGGACTAGAAAATCGACAAATGATCAGATTATATTTCTTGACGAATATATTGCATTAATGAAAAACCTGTTTGATAGTGCTATCGCAAAATACGATTAG
- a CDS encoding MATE family efflux transporter, translating to MQRYKSEAKKLISLATPVLLASVAQSGMGFVDTVMAGGVSATDMAAVAVASSIWFPTILFGAGLLMALVPVVAQLNGAGKVKKVPFEIYQGFWLSLFLTMPIVAVLLQAQFILSLMDIDPLMAEKTIGYLHAIIWSVPAFLLYQTLRSFTDGMAATKPAMIIGFIGLGANIPLNWAFVYGKFGLPALGGVGCGVATAIVFWLMFISMLVYILVSSKLKQVQLFSHPYKAVWASQVRLFKLGLPVALALFFEVSLFAIVALLVAPLGATVVAAHQVAINFSSLVFMLPLSIGIAASIQVGHRLGQENIDGAKVTSHVALFMGFACAVFTGIFTILFREQITELYTSDSSVAVISTQLLIIAAIYQITDSVQVIGGGILRGYKDMKAIFTCTFIAYWMLGLPTGYVLAATDIVVERMGVYGYWIGFIIGLTSAAIMLSVRLRWMHKQDVEIQLEFASR from the coding sequence TTGCAACGTTATAAGAGTGAAGCAAAAAAATTGATCTCATTGGCAACACCTGTTTTGCTCGCGTCGGTCGCACAATCAGGCATGGGCTTTGTCGATACTGTAATGGCTGGTGGTGTAAGTGCAACAGACATGGCCGCCGTTGCCGTGGCTTCCAGTATATGGTTTCCCACTATCTTGTTTGGCGCAGGTTTGTTAATGGCACTTGTTCCTGTCGTCGCTCAACTAAACGGTGCAGGAAAAGTCAAAAAAGTTCCGTTTGAGATTTATCAAGGGTTTTGGTTGTCACTTTTCCTGACGATGCCTATCGTCGCCGTCTTATTGCAGGCGCAATTTATCCTTTCACTAATGGACATTGACCCACTAATGGCCGAAAAAACGATCGGCTATCTACACGCGATTATTTGGTCGGTGCCCGCTTTCTTGCTTTATCAAACCCTGAGAAGCTTTACTGACGGAATGGCCGCAACGAAACCAGCAATGATTATCGGTTTTATTGGGCTTGGCGCAAACATTCCGCTTAACTGGGCCTTTGTGTATGGTAAGTTTGGTCTACCTGCACTTGGTGGTGTGGGTTGTGGTGTCGCAACGGCTATCGTATTTTGGCTGATGTTTATATCCATGCTAGTTTATATTCTCGTCTCTTCTAAACTAAAACAGGTTCAGCTGTTTTCTCATCCATATAAAGCAGTATGGGCTTCTCAAGTCCGGTTGTTTAAACTGGGGCTTCCCGTTGCGCTTGCCTTGTTTTTCGAGGTCTCATTATTCGCAATAGTCGCTTTGCTTGTCGCACCTTTAGGTGCAACGGTAGTAGCGGCTCATCAAGTTGCTATTAACTTTTCATCCTTAGTCTTTATGTTACCATTAAGTATCGGAATCGCGGCGAGTATTCAGGTTGGTCATCGATTAGGGCAAGAGAACATAGATGGCGCTAAAGTTACTTCACATGTCGCTCTTTTTATGGGGTTTGCCTGCGCTGTTTTCACTGGTATCTTCACCATTTTATTTAGAGAACAAATAACTGAACTATATACCTCAGACAGCAGTGTTGCCGTTATTTCAACCCAACTGCTCATTATCGCCGCTATCTATCAAATTACCGACTCAGTTCAGGTGATAGGTGGAGGAATATTACGGGGCTATAAGGACATGAAAGCCATCTTTACCTGTACTTTTATTGCCTATTGGATGCTCGGACTACCAACCGGTTATGTGTTGGCGGCCACCGATATTGTCGTTGAACGAATGGGCGTATATGGTTACTGGATTGGGTTTATCATTGGCTTAACCAGTGCGGCTATTATGTTAAGCGTACGATTACGTTGGATGCATAAACAAGATGTCGAGATACAACTTGAATTTGCATCTCGTTGA
- a CDS encoding OmpA family protein produces MILLSLLAAGFTLSAQAKDQYDYIETPTADQIADLQDDDRDGVINARDKCADTKRGSEIDNDGCGAEVKAANEFELKILFENDSSLISSAFINEIGSMAEFLSQFPETSIELQGYASKVGDPEYNLALSKERANQAKQSLVDAGISPDRVKIVGYGASGLVDDGESELSHALNRRVVATVVGYNSKILEEWTIFSRKRR; encoded by the coding sequence ATGATTCTGTTGTCTCTACTCGCCGCTGGTTTCACGTTGTCAGCACAGGCGAAAGATCAATACGATTACATTGAAACGCCAACTGCCGACCAAATCGCCGATTTGCAAGATGATGATCGCGATGGTGTTATCAATGCAAGAGACAAGTGTGCAGATACTAAACGCGGATCAGAGATTGACAACGATGGCTGCGGTGCAGAGGTGAAGGCAGCCAACGAATTCGAGCTCAAGATATTATTTGAAAATGACTCGTCATTAATCAGCTCAGCATTCATCAATGAAATTGGTAGTATGGCCGAGTTTTTGAGTCAGTTCCCTGAGACTTCCATAGAATTGCAAGGATATGCAAGTAAAGTTGGAGATCCTGAATACAATCTTGCACTGTCGAAAGAAAGAGCCAACCAAGCAAAACAAAGTCTAGTCGATGCAGGTATTAGCCCTGATCGCGTGAAAATAGTTGGGTACGGCGCTTCTGGTTTAGTTGATGATGGCGAGTCTGAACTGTCTCACGCACTTAACCGACGAGTAGTGGCAACTGTGGTTGGTTATAACAGCAAAATCCTAGAAGAATGGACTATCTTTTCTCGCAAGAGACGGTAG
- a CDS encoding fructosamine kinase family protein, translated as MWQAIAQQLSDTLLFDFKIVEKSKLSGGDISECYMVSDGEQRYFVKSNSREFFNRFEVEAENLQKLRQTGTVYVPELVHIGKSKHNAFIILNYVPTKPIDDGKSSYKFGVELAKLHLWGEQKEYGFDTENFIGATLQPNAWNKKWSRFFSEQRIGWQLQLLAEKRISFGDINDIVSRVNRLLSSHNPKPSLLHGDLWSGNVANTPFGPICYDPACYWGDSECDIAMTELFEGFKTEFYQGYQSILPIEAGYSKRKNIYNLYHILNHCNLFGGHYLEEAERIISEIVQDD; from the coding sequence ATGTGGCAGGCAATTGCGCAACAACTTTCGGATACCCTTCTATTTGATTTTAAGATAGTTGAGAAATCAAAACTAAGTGGCGGTGATATCAGCGAATGTTATATGGTGAGTGATGGAGAACAACGTTACTTTGTTAAGAGCAATTCACGCGAATTTTTCAATCGATTTGAAGTCGAGGCAGAAAACCTCCAAAAATTAAGACAAACTGGCACAGTTTATGTACCTGAATTGGTTCATATTGGTAAGAGTAAGCATAATGCATTTATCATTTTGAATTACGTCCCAACGAAACCAATCGATGACGGCAAATCGAGTTATAAATTTGGCGTCGAACTCGCCAAACTCCATTTATGGGGCGAGCAAAAAGAATATGGATTCGATACGGAAAATTTTATAGGTGCTACCCTCCAGCCCAATGCTTGGAACAAGAAATGGTCCCGTTTTTTCTCTGAGCAACGAATTGGCTGGCAGTTGCAATTGCTGGCTGAAAAAAGGATAAGCTTCGGTGACATCAATGATATTGTTTCTCGAGTAAACCGTCTGCTCTCTAGTCACAATCCTAAGCCTTCTTTATTACACGGTGACTTATGGTCTGGGAATGTAGCAAACACACCATTTGGGCCGATATGCTATGACCCAGCCTGTTATTGGGGTGATAGTGAATGCGACATCGCGATGACTGAGCTCTTTGAAGGGTTCAAGACAGAATTCTATCAAGGGTACCAGAGTATATTGCCTATTGAGGCAGGTTACAGTAAGAGAAAAAACATCTACAATCTCTACCATATCCTGAATCACTGCAACTTATTTGGTGGTCACTATTTGGAAGAAGCCGAACGAATTATATCTGAAATAGTTCAAGACGACTGA
- a CDS encoding polymer-forming cytoskeletal protein → MGFFDKSSRTTSKLGTTTLIAEGAVLIGEIALTSNIQIDGKITGTLRTDAHVTISPTGHVNGSIFADKAFINGSFEGEIFASSVEILKSGYLKGDVTCTDLTIQKGGLFLGTSKTVSSEDVVTLSSNKGKSNGSTTMVKDKAAV, encoded by the coding sequence ATGGGATTTTTTGATAAAAGCAGTAGAACAACAAGTAAGCTTGGCACTACAACTCTAATTGCCGAAGGAGCCGTCCTTATCGGTGAAATAGCACTAACGAGCAATATACAAATTGATGGTAAAATTACCGGAACGTTGCGTACTGATGCGCATGTAACCATCAGTCCAACTGGACACGTAAATGGTTCAATATTCGCTGATAAAGCTTTCATTAATGGGAGCTTTGAAGGCGAAATCTTCGCCAGTAGCGTAGAAATATTGAAGAGCGGCTATCTAAAAGGCGATGTTACTTGCACAGATCTGACCATACAAAAAGGTGGTTTATTTCTCGGTACATCTAAAACTGTCTCGTCTGAGGACGTTGTCACGTTGTCTTCAAATAAAGGCAAGAGTAATGGCTCAACTACAATGGTAAAAGATAAAGCAGCAGTATAG
- a CDS encoding NlpC/P60 family protein translates to MLYIQSTITIIVFGFLLTACASKNQSTKLSNSAQSVFIEESNVIYKQSYNTWQGTPYKYGGTNKNGIDCSAFVQAIYLESENQYLPRTTYEQSKLGVEIKLGQAQSGDLVFFKTGRKERHVGIYLGDNKFMHASTSKGVIISRLNNPYWASVFWQVRRI, encoded by the coding sequence ATGCTCTATATTCAATCAACTATCACTATAATCGTGTTTGGTTTTTTACTAACGGCCTGCGCGAGTAAAAATCAGAGCACTAAACTTTCTAATTCAGCTCAATCTGTCTTTATAGAAGAAAGCAATGTCATATATAAACAGTCTTACAACACGTGGCAAGGTACGCCATATAAATATGGCGGCACAAATAAAAATGGCATTGATTGCTCAGCATTCGTTCAAGCAATTTATTTAGAATCAGAAAATCAGTATTTACCAAGAACAACATATGAGCAAAGTAAATTGGGCGTAGAAATAAAACTGGGCCAAGCACAAAGCGGCGATTTAGTGTTTTTTAAAACGGGCAGAAAAGAGAGACATGTTGGAATCTATTTGGGCGACAACAAATTTATGCATGCTTCTACTTCAAAAGGAGTGATTATTTCAAGATTAAACAATCCCTACTGGGCCTCCGTTTTTTGGCAAGTGAGAAGAATCTAA
- a CDS encoding adenosylcobinamide-GDP ribazoletransferase: MKVKIIREWQIFLLAMSIFTRIPISDKVPYSETRKNESYKYCGLVGLVVGCLNALLFSGASLLWPIEVSVALSMAFSVYLTGAFHEDGFADTCDGFGGAFSAEKKLEIMKDSRVGAYALLGVVLILLLKYTTLISQQNVALALIIAHVLSRTVAVSFIYTHGYVRQVEHSKLKIARSPSSTADFITLLSIGALACLLIPTFKEAIVVILSLIIARIWLGRWMTKQVGGYTGDALGAVQQISEVLCYLVLLIY; encoded by the coding sequence ATGAAAGTAAAGATTATTAGAGAATGGCAGATATTTTTGTTGGCGATGTCAATTTTCACAAGGATACCGATATCTGACAAAGTGCCTTACAGTGAAACACGTAAAAATGAGTCTTATAAGTATTGTGGTTTAGTTGGCCTCGTTGTGGGCTGCTTAAATGCGTTGTTATTTAGTGGCGCAAGTCTTCTCTGGCCTATTGAAGTCTCTGTGGCGTTATCCATGGCGTTCAGTGTGTATCTTACTGGTGCTTTTCATGAAGATGGTTTCGCGGATACGTGTGACGGTTTTGGCGGGGCATTCTCTGCAGAGAAAAAACTGGAAATAATGAAAGACTCCCGAGTCGGTGCCTATGCATTATTAGGTGTGGTACTTATATTATTGCTTAAATACACCACACTTATATCGCAACAAAATGTGGCTCTAGCACTTATTATTGCCCATGTTCTGAGTCGAACGGTAGCGGTGAGTTTCATCTATACGCATGGTTACGTGAGGCAGGTTGAACATTCGAAGCTAAAAATTGCTCGCAGTCCAAGCAGTACCGCAGACTTTATCACGTTGCTTTCTATTGGGGCGTTGGCCTGTTTACTTATTCCTACGTTTAAAGAGGCGATAGTCGTCATATTATCGTTGATTATTGCTCGAATCTGGTTGGGTCGTTGGATGACAAAACAAGTCGGCGGTTATACTGGCGATGCACTCGGTGCTGTTCAGCAGATATCTGAAGTACTTTGTTATCTGGTTTTACTTATTTATTAG
- a CDS encoding DNA ligase produces MSKVCTVSFLSCCICATLLPTKSLANQDEISSNKLSLQDEVFASGYYWVSEKLDGIRALWTGKELLTRKGNKISAPEWFTRELPNFSIEGELWAGRGRFNFVQKTVLDIEPQLHDWSEIQFMLFGLPNDYREYKQQYLQLLKLVDRLQSQHIRVIKQRAVSSHSELVELLDQTEQLGGEGLMLRKVDTDQIRVTKPVKIKRHMDSEGTIIAYKNGNGKYDGLVGALVLKLDNGKILSVGSGLSDKIRANPPALGERVTFRYNGYTSNDLPRFARFLRVRKPE; encoded by the coding sequence ATGTCAAAAGTCTGCACTGTTTCATTCCTTTCTTGTTGCATCTGCGCAACATTATTACCAACTAAGTCATTGGCGAATCAAGACGAGATCTCGTCAAACAAATTATCGTTGCAAGATGAGGTGTTCGCGTCAGGATACTATTGGGTAAGTGAAAAGCTAGATGGTATCCGCGCACTTTGGACGGGAAAAGAATTACTCACGAGAAAGGGGAATAAAATCTCGGCGCCAGAATGGTTTACTCGTGAGTTACCCAATTTTAGTATCGAGGGGGAATTGTGGGCGGGAAGAGGGCGATTTAACTTTGTTCAAAAAACCGTTTTGGACATTGAACCCCAACTTCATGATTGGTCAGAAATACAGTTTATGTTGTTTGGCCTACCTAATGACTATCGAGAGTATAAGCAACAGTACCTTCAACTTTTGAAGCTAGTTGACCGTTTACAAAGCCAACATATTCGCGTTATAAAACAGAGGGCTGTTTCTTCTCATTCAGAGCTCGTCGAGTTATTAGATCAAACGGAACAGTTAGGGGGGGAAGGCTTGATGCTGAGAAAAGTAGATACTGACCAGATCAGAGTGACAAAACCTGTGAAAATAAAAAGACATATGGATAGTGAAGGTACAATCATCGCGTATAAGAATGGCAACGGTAAATATGATGGGTTAGTTGGTGCGCTTGTTCTGAAGTTGGATAATGGAAAAATACTTTCAGTAGGTTCTGGCTTGTCAGATAAAATACGGGCTAATCCACCAGCGTTGGGTGAACGAGTCACATTTCGTTACAACGGTTACACAAGCAATGATCTACCAAGGTTCGCACGCTTTTTGAGAGTGAGAAAACCTGAATGA
- a CDS encoding M23 family metallopeptidase: MPDNVAVTVSGIKGTSHYRLTRKSVLRIKLLILSFFIALFFLCSSVVSLVEKIKLSRHQQVLLELQSLDLNSQLNNYLSLRIRLENDISVKEEQLSLVESRLNEIETYLGSNNTELDIETRLDIAAINTAVRVAILKLIPNGAPVKGPTSSAYGMRIHPITKKRTLHKGLDFAVNTGTEIIAPADGVIEWTRKSNKGSGNFIRIIHSFGITSSYSHMKSFKVKSGQFVKKGDLIGYTGNTGITSGPHLHYEIRFVGRALDPMPFINWNIDNFETVFNNQKGIPWDFLIKAVEQQVSLALQL, encoded by the coding sequence ATGCCAGACAATGTTGCCGTTACCGTGTCCGGAATTAAAGGTACCAGCCACTATAGATTGACTCGAAAATCGGTATTACGAATAAAACTGCTGATACTTTCTTTTTTTATCGCATTATTTTTTCTTTGCAGTTCTGTTGTTAGCCTAGTTGAAAAAATCAAGCTCTCGCGCCACCAGCAGGTATTGTTAGAACTTCAATCTCTAGATTTGAATAGCCAGTTAAACAACTACTTATCACTTAGGATTAGACTAGAAAATGACATATCCGTCAAAGAAGAACAACTATCGTTAGTCGAGAGTCGACTAAATGAAATTGAAACCTATTTAGGTAGTAATAATACCGAACTTGATATCGAAACAAGATTAGATATTGCTGCAATTAACACCGCAGTTCGCGTGGCAATATTGAAATTAATACCAAATGGCGCACCAGTCAAAGGACCTACATCATCAGCATATGGTATGAGAATTCACCCCATTACAAAAAAAAGAACATTGCATAAAGGGTTAGATTTTGCTGTAAATACTGGCACTGAGATAATAGCGCCAGCTGATGGCGTCATTGAGTGGACACGGAAAAGCAACAAAGGGTCAGGGAATTTTATACGTATAATACATTCATTCGGTATTACCTCTTCATACTCTCATATGAAATCGTTCAAGGTGAAATCAGGACAGTTTGTAAAGAAAGGTGACCTTATTGGTTACACTGGAAATACAGGAATTACCTCAGGACCTCACCTACATTATGAAATCCGTTTTGTTGGACGAGCTCTCGACCCAATGCCGTTTATAAACTGGAACATCGATAATTTTGAAACCGTATTCAATAATCAGAAGGGAATACCATGGGATTTTTTGATAAAAGCAGTAGAACAACAAGTAAGCTTGGCACTACAACTCTAA